The Sporosarcina ureae genome includes a region encoding these proteins:
- a CDS encoding branched-chain amino acid aminotransferase, with the protein MSTEKHILHYETSAPKDKPAADDPLAFGTIFTDHMFVMDYTDGTGWHDPRIEPYKPFLLDPAAIVLHYGQTVFEGLKAYVNEDKEVVLFRPEENMKRLNRSNDRLCMPMFDEKFVLTALKELISLDKDWIPDREGTSLYVRPFIFATQPYLGVAPSKTYRLMIILSPVGPYYKEGVNPVKIAVESQYVRAAVGGTGSAKTAGNYAGAMKAQEVAEAEGYSQVLWLDAKEHQYIEEVGAMNVFFKINGEVITPSLNGSILEGITRKSVIELLIDWDIPVTERKVSIDEIMEANRAGTLEEAFGTGTAAVISPIGELFYEGEKCEINHNEIGELSLKLYETITGIQTGKMEDPYNWVVPVD; encoded by the coding sequence ATGTCAACTGAAAAACATATTTTACACTATGAAACTTCCGCGCCAAAAGACAAGCCGGCAGCGGATGATCCACTTGCTTTCGGAACGATTTTTACTGATCACATGTTTGTGATGGATTATACAGATGGAACGGGATGGCATGATCCTCGTATTGAGCCGTACAAGCCGTTTCTGCTAGATCCAGCCGCGATCGTATTACATTATGGACAAACTGTTTTCGAAGGATTGAAAGCGTATGTAAATGAAGACAAGGAAGTAGTGTTATTCCGTCCAGAGGAAAACATGAAACGTTTGAATCGCTCAAATGATAGATTATGCATGCCGATGTTTGATGAAAAATTCGTATTAACTGCCTTGAAAGAATTGATTTCACTAGATAAGGATTGGATTCCGGATAGAGAGGGGACTTCCCTTTACGTTCGTCCATTCATTTTTGCGACACAGCCTTATTTAGGTGTCGCTCCTTCTAAGACGTACCGACTGATGATTATTTTGTCTCCAGTAGGTCCGTATTATAAAGAAGGGGTCAACCCTGTTAAAATTGCGGTTGAATCACAGTATGTCCGTGCCGCGGTAGGTGGTACAGGCTCTGCGAAAACGGCTGGTAACTATGCAGGCGCGATGAAAGCACAAGAAGTGGCGGAAGCGGAAGGGTATTCGCAAGTTCTATGGCTCGATGCGAAAGAACATCAGTATATCGAAGAAGTAGGCGCGATGAATGTGTTCTTCAAAATCAATGGAGAAGTTATTACGCCAAGCCTCAATGGTAGTATTTTGGAAGGCATCACGCGTAAATCAGTAATCGAATTATTGATCGACTGGGATATTCCAGTTACTGAACGTAAAGTGTCGATCGATGAAATTATGGAAGCTAACCGAGCAGGCACATTGGAAGAAGCATTCGGTACAGGAACAGCCGCCGTTATTTCCCCAATAGGAGAACTGTTCTATGAAGGAGAAAAATGCGAGATCAATCATAACGAAATTGGTGAACTTTCATTGAAGTTATATGAAACGATTACAGGCATCCAGACGGGTAAAATGGAAGATCCATATAACTGGGTTGTGCCGGTAGACTAA
- a CDS encoding DUF6612 family protein gives MNKSLIVLFLAVLLFTVTGCGKTSSAPSSAEDLLEKAEQAMNELDSVHADIAYDESSVTSDPAKRTSKNVQVQADIEQNPLKVSEEVVWKIPKQGAKNIQLFRQGNQLAMQETLEEEKSEWQEMTEEQRTELLGVWVPFVSPVMDLSLLKPFIHDAEIAKIDYGYAVEFSLSPADYRQLMEVISVNSPQPENFVHTHSGFPVVEKLDVELTVNEETMFVTGMKMSANVTSYFGRDYIRYKQKLDAKYSYFNDIDAISTPKDAEMFE, from the coding sequence ATGAACAAAAGTTTGATCGTTCTATTCCTGGCGGTACTGCTATTTACAGTGACAGGATGCGGAAAAACGTCTTCTGCCCCGTCGAGTGCGGAAGATTTATTGGAGAAAGCGGAACAAGCGATGAATGAATTGGACTCGGTCCATGCCGATATCGCGTATGATGAAAGTAGCGTCACATCCGATCCTGCAAAACGTACGAGTAAAAATGTACAAGTTCAGGCGGATATTGAACAGAATCCACTGAAGGTTTCAGAAGAAGTCGTCTGGAAAATTCCAAAACAAGGCGCGAAAAATATTCAACTATTCCGCCAAGGTAATCAATTGGCTATGCAAGAAACTTTGGAAGAAGAAAAAAGTGAATGGCAAGAGATGACGGAAGAGCAACGCACGGAATTACTTGGTGTGTGGGTGCCGTTCGTTTCTCCTGTAATGGACTTGTCGCTGTTGAAACCTTTCATCCATGATGCGGAAATAGCGAAAATTGATTACGGCTATGCGGTAGAATTTTCCCTATCTCCTGCAGACTATCGTCAGTTGATGGAAGTGATTTCCGTGAATAGCCCACAACCGGAAAATTTTGTGCATACGCATAGTGGATTTCCGGTAGTAGAAAAGCTGGATGTTGAGTTGACGGTAAATGAGGAGACGATGTTTGTGACGGGCATGAAAATGTCAGCAAATGTCACAAGTTATTTTGGCCGAGATTATATCCGTTATAAACAAAAACTCGATGCGAAGTATAGTTATTTTAACGATATTGATGCGATCTCCACACCAAAAGATGCGGAGATGTTCGAGTAA
- a CDS encoding replication-associated recombination protein A has translation MHNEPLAFRMRPETIDEVIGQDHVIGNTTPLYRMIKNGHVPSLLLYGEPGIGKTSLAYAIAGTSKLPFIALNATVAGKKDVEDVVKEARMTGKVLLFLDEIHRFNKLQQDTLLPHVESGSIVLIGATTENPFHDVNPAIRSRCGEIVQLKRLQPKDLLELLERTLKDEKKGLGKETIEITTEQLEKISEGVNGDARKALTFLESLLAASDEEDGKIIVEDALLAQLLTRISLLGDKKGSHHFNLLSALQKSVRGSDVDAALYYLAQLLEIGDLTAVTRRMLVMSYEDIGLAAPDVGSHVLAATDAAQRLGMPEARIPLATAIIEMCLASKSNSAYKAIDAATKTLHEKPTGEIPMHLRDTHYSGSAALGHGGYVYPHATPVGTFGGWTDQQYLPDSLVHSKFYTPVEAGEETRMAAIHQRLQSFKGRKNPR, from the coding sequence ATGCATAACGAACCTTTGGCCTTTCGCATGCGGCCCGAGACGATTGATGAAGTGATCGGACAAGATCACGTCATCGGCAACACTACTCCCTTATATCGGATGATCAAGAACGGGCATGTCCCGTCTCTTTTATTATATGGTGAACCAGGTATCGGAAAAACGTCACTAGCCTACGCAATTGCAGGTACGTCAAAACTACCTTTTATTGCGTTAAACGCGACAGTGGCAGGCAAGAAAGATGTAGAGGATGTAGTGAAAGAAGCGCGGATGACAGGTAAAGTGTTATTATTCTTAGATGAAATCCATCGTTTCAATAAATTGCAACAAGATACGCTCCTTCCGCACGTAGAAAGCGGTTCGATTGTTTTGATCGGTGCGACGACGGAAAATCCGTTTCACGACGTCAATCCCGCTATTCGTTCGCGCTGTGGGGAAATTGTCCAATTGAAACGATTGCAGCCAAAAGATTTACTGGAATTGCTCGAGCGCACACTGAAAGACGAGAAAAAAGGGCTGGGTAAGGAAACGATCGAAATCACTACCGAGCAACTGGAGAAAATTTCAGAAGGTGTCAATGGGGATGCGCGAAAAGCGTTAACGTTCCTCGAATCATTACTTGCTGCAAGTGATGAAGAAGACGGCAAGATTATCGTAGAAGATGCATTGCTTGCTCAATTGCTGACTAGAATTAGTTTACTAGGTGATAAAAAGGGCTCGCATCATTTTAATTTATTATCTGCTTTACAAAAAAGTGTACGCGGAAGTGATGTCGATGCGGCGCTTTATTATTTGGCCCAATTACTCGAAATTGGCGATTTAACTGCTGTTACCAGACGTATGCTTGTCATGAGTTATGAAGATATTGGTTTGGCAGCACCCGATGTCGGGAGTCATGTTCTCGCAGCGACGGATGCGGCACAGCGTCTCGGCATGCCTGAAGCACGCATTCCACTTGCTACAGCCATTATCGAGATGTGTTTGGCTTCCAAATCAAACTCTGCTTACAAAGCGATCGACGCCGCCACCAAAACATTGCACGAAAAGCCTACTGGCGAAATTCCGATGCATTTACGGGACACACACTATAGCGGATCTGCAGCGCTCGGTCATGGGGGCTACGTCTACCCACACGCAACACCTGTTGGTACTTTCGGTGGTTGGACAGATCAGCAATACTTGCCTGATAGTCTAGTACATTCTAAATTCTACACGCCTGTAGAAGCAGGCGAGGAAACTAGAATGGCCGCCATTCACCAACGGCTTCAATCATTCAAAGGGAGAAAGAATCCACGTTAA
- the cymR gene encoding cysteine metabolism transcriptional regulator CymR, which produces MKISTKGRYGLTVIVELGRKYGEGPVPLRLIAEEQDLSEAYLEQLIPPLRNSGMVKSVRGAYGGYKLAKDPSEIMAGDVIRLLEGPIQLVEGLDDDDIPQRELWKRIGDAIRGVLDHTTIKDLIEFEDTSTTDEYMFYI; this is translated from the coding sequence ATGAAAATATCCACTAAAGGACGATACGGACTTACAGTAATAGTAGAATTAGGACGAAAATACGGAGAAGGTCCAGTGCCTTTGCGTCTGATCGCAGAAGAGCAAGATCTCTCTGAAGCATATCTGGAACAACTGATCCCGCCACTACGCAACAGCGGAATGGTGAAGAGTGTTCGCGGGGCCTACGGTGGCTATAAACTCGCAAAAGACCCTTCCGAAATTATGGCAGGAGACGTCATCCGTTTGCTTGAAGGGCCCATTCAATTAGTCGAAGGATTGGATGACGACGATATCCCGCAACGAGAATTATGGAAACGAATCGGAGACGCAATCCGAGGGGTATTAGATCATACGACGATCAAAGATTTAATTGAATTCGAAGATACGTCCACTACTGATGAATACATGTTTTATATTTAA
- a CDS encoding cysteine desulfurase family protein — translation MKPAIYLDYAATTPMHPAVLERFTTALQDTYGNPSSTHQFGRHAKKVLEDARKTLASSINASPNEIIVTSGGTEADNLAIFGYVQSLNSKGKHIITTEIEHHAVLNPCKQLESQGYHVTYLSPDNHGVITTEQVQAALTDETILVSIMYGNNEVGTVQPIAEIGQLLSTHPCVFHTDAVQAYGTCSLDVEELQVDLLSVSAHKLNGPKGIGFLYQRNGKLLSSQVLGGSQEKKRRAGTENVPAIVAFAEAVSIAEQTKLEKQTDYSTYKQKMADVFENHQIDFQPTIPPAVASLPHIYHVSFPGTDVETFLMSLDLEGVAVSSGSACMAGSFEPSHVVTAMFGTESDQARNSIRISFGYNLDESMVEEAANRIANVVKRLVK, via the coding sequence ATGAAACCAGCTATATATTTAGACTATGCCGCTACGACACCGATGCATCCAGCTGTACTGGAGCGATTCACCACTGCGCTGCAAGATACATATGGGAATCCTTCAAGTACGCATCAATTTGGTCGTCACGCAAAAAAAGTGCTGGAAGATGCACGCAAAACACTAGCATCCTCGATCAATGCGTCACCCAATGAAATCATAGTGACTTCAGGAGGGACAGAAGCGGATAACTTGGCGATTTTCGGGTACGTACAGTCGTTGAACTCAAAAGGTAAACATATTATTACAACGGAAATCGAACATCATGCAGTGTTAAACCCGTGTAAACAACTGGAGTCACAAGGCTATCACGTGACGTACCTTTCACCTGACAATCACGGAGTCATTACAACGGAACAAGTTCAGGCTGCGTTAACGGATGAAACGATTTTAGTGTCTATCATGTATGGGAACAATGAAGTGGGAACGGTCCAACCGATTGCAGAAATCGGCCAGTTACTCTCTACACATCCATGCGTATTCCACACAGACGCAGTGCAAGCTTACGGGACTTGCTCACTTGACGTAGAAGAACTGCAGGTCGATTTATTGTCCGTTTCAGCGCATAAACTGAATGGACCTAAAGGGATCGGCTTCCTTTATCAGCGAAATGGTAAGTTACTATCGAGCCAAGTACTCGGAGGTTCGCAAGAGAAAAAGCGACGTGCAGGTACTGAAAATGTGCCAGCAATCGTTGCGTTTGCAGAAGCGGTCTCCATTGCCGAGCAAACCAAACTAGAAAAGCAAACAGACTATTCAACGTATAAACAAAAAATGGCGGACGTCTTTGAAAATCATCAAATCGATTTCCAACCGACCATTCCCCCCGCAGTAGCATCTTTACCACATATTTATCATGTATCGTTTCCAGGCACTGATGTGGAGACATTTTTGATGAGTTTAGATTTAGAAGGGGTAGCTGTATCAAGTGGTTCGGCTTGTATGGCGGGATCATTTGAACCGTCACATGTCGTAACGGCCATGTTCGGTACAGAATCAGATCAAGCTAGAAACTCGATCCGCATCAGTTTCGGCTATAACTTGGATGAATCTATGGTAGAAGAAGCAGCCAATCGAATTGCGAATGTAGTGAAACGACTAGTGAAATGA
- the mnmA gene encoding tRNA 2-thiouridine(34) synthase MnmA, whose protein sequence is MTTKKAPADTRVVIGMSGGVDSSVAALLLKQQGYEVIGIFMKNWDDTDESGHCTATEDFEDVRSVCDQIGIPYYSVNFEKQYWDKVFTYFLDEYKKGRTPNPDVMCNKEIKFKAFLEHAKSLGADYLATGHYAQVVERENGVAMLRGVDNNKDQTYFLNQLTQQQLQQVLFPLGHMEKSEVREIAEQAGLATAKKKDSTGICFIGERNFKEFLGEYLPARPGEMQTMAGVKMGNHDGLMYHTIGQRHGLGIGGAGEPWFAVGKDLERNVLLVEQGFYHDTLFSTSLQATDMNICTPKELPETFTCTAKFRYRQPDTKVTVQLSGDEAIVTFDEPVRAVTPGQAVVLYDGDECLGGGTINEVFKDGKKLTYVG, encoded by the coding sequence ATGACAACGAAAAAAGCACCTGCCGATACACGTGTAGTCATTGGAATGTCAGGCGGAGTGGACTCTTCGGTTGCAGCATTACTCTTGAAACAGCAAGGCTATGAAGTGATCGGAATCTTTATGAAAAACTGGGATGACACAGACGAATCCGGACATTGCACCGCGACAGAAGACTTTGAAGACGTACGTAGTGTCTGTGATCAGATCGGCATTCCGTATTACTCTGTTAATTTTGAAAAACAATATTGGGATAAAGTATTTACGTATTTCTTAGATGAATACAAAAAAGGCCGCACGCCGAATCCAGATGTTATGTGCAATAAAGAAATTAAATTCAAAGCATTCCTCGAGCACGCCAAAAGTTTAGGTGCCGATTATTTGGCGACTGGACATTATGCACAAGTCGTAGAACGGGAAAACGGAGTAGCCATGCTTCGTGGCGTGGACAATAACAAAGATCAAACGTACTTCTTGAATCAATTAACGCAACAACAACTTCAGCAAGTATTATTCCCTCTAGGTCATATGGAGAAAAGTGAAGTCCGCGAAATCGCGGAACAAGCAGGACTTGCCACAGCGAAGAAAAAAGATTCAACAGGAATCTGTTTCATCGGTGAACGTAATTTCAAAGAATTCCTAGGGGAGTACTTACCAGCACGTCCAGGCGAGATGCAGACAATGGCTGGAGTGAAGATGGGTAACCATGACGGATTGATGTATCACACAATTGGTCAGCGTCACGGTCTAGGTATTGGCGGAGCCGGAGAACCTTGGTTTGCGGTCGGTAAAGATTTGGAGCGCAATGTATTGCTAGTTGAGCAAGGCTTTTATCACGACACACTGTTCTCAACGAGTCTACAAGCAACGGATATGAATATTTGTACACCGAAAGAATTACCGGAGACGTTTACGTGTACAGCTAAATTCCGTTACCGTCAACCCGATACGAAAGTAACTGTGCAATTATCTGGTGACGAGGCAATCGTGACATTCGATGAACCTGTTCGTGCAGTCACGCCAGGACAAGCGGTCGTGCTATATGACGGGGATGAATGTCTAGGTGGCGGAACCATCAATGAAGTATTCAAAGACGGCAAGAAACTGACATACGTAGGATAA
- a CDS encoding tetratricopeptide repeat protein has product MSIHQDAIKEMQEGNYEKAIELFMKAVEENPEEPTGYINIGNIFASLGDAEQAEPFFQKALTLDENAGTAFYGLANLYYNQERFEEAAKLYEKAINAGLDSADAYFMLGKSMEQAGNDRLALPYIQRAVELNADDQEIALSYGILLAKLELFKEAKPVFESILAVVPDHADSHYNLGVLYAVSTEDKASALSHLEQAFTAEPDHTQARYLFDMIKLGEQGE; this is encoded by the coding sequence ATGTCGATTCATCAAGATGCGATTAAAGAAATGCAAGAAGGCAATTATGAGAAAGCCATTGAGCTTTTCATGAAGGCAGTAGAAGAAAATCCAGAAGAGCCTACAGGCTATATCAATATCGGGAACATTTTTGCATCACTTGGAGATGCTGAGCAAGCAGAGCCATTTTTCCAAAAAGCATTGACGCTAGACGAAAATGCCGGAACCGCTTTTTACGGACTGGCGAATCTGTATTACAATCAAGAACGCTTTGAAGAAGCAGCAAAACTATATGAAAAAGCGATTAACGCAGGATTGGACTCTGCCGATGCCTATTTCATGCTTGGTAAAAGTATGGAACAAGCAGGCAATGATCGCTTAGCATTACCCTATATACAGCGTGCTGTTGAATTAAATGCTGATGATCAGGAAATTGCGTTGTCTTATGGAATTTTATTAGCTAAACTCGAGCTATTTAAAGAGGCGAAGCCTGTATTTGAATCCATTTTGGCGGTAGTTCCGGACCATGCAGATAGCCACTATAATTTGGGCGTTTTATATGCCGTTTCAACAGAAGACAAGGCGAGTGCACTGTCACACTTAGAACAAGCATTCACTGCGGAACCTGACCATACACAGGCGCGTTATTTATTCGATATGATCAAGCTCGGAGAACAAGGCGAGTAA
- a CDS encoding ATP-dependent RecD-like DNA helicase → MSETEPYIIGRPVVTIFHNTTNLFSIVKLKVASTNTDYRDSEIVIKGSFPPLVAEEDYKFTGRLVNHPVHGQQFDVQTFSKELPATEAGLIHYLSGDLFPGIGKKTATDIVKTLGNNVIQKVLEDRSVLDQIPRLSDERKDTLVSVLQENLGLERTMVQLNEWGFGPQVAMRIYQAYQDDAITILTENPYRLIKEIEGIGFQRADDLAKQLGLVGDHPARIKAAVYYSVHNEVQSAGHVYVESEVILPQAKQLLESSQSHIISYEAITQAVIELVEEGTLSAEMQRLYLPSLYFSEIGIATKVNKILENEVAEQFPASEIRKAIGEIEERLEVQYAETQVEAIERALHSSLLVLTGGPGTGKTTVIRGLVEAYAELHGISLDLEEYARKKEPFPIILAAPTGRAAKRMSESTGLPAMTIHRLLGFTGQEDEEETEREVDGNLIIIDETSMVDTWLMHQLLKAVRDDAQLLFVGDQDQLPSVGPGQVLHDFMQSGKIPVVELTDIFRQSEGSTIIEMAHMIKQKEWTMDVTKKTSDRSFIKASSEQILPVVKQIVQNATSKGHSIKDIQVLAPMYKGPAGIDGLNKMIQEVTNPPAEGRKEMVFGETTYRVGDKVLQLVNQPESNVFNGDMGEVVAIMLAKETTDKKAIMVVSYDGNEVQYERSDLNQLTLAYCCSIHKSQGSEFPIVVMPIVRSQRKMLRRNLLYTGITRAKNFLILCGEAEEFKAGIARTDETERQTTLQERITGETQEVQTSTLKETSTRHTAPAKEAVEPRDTSPSKLTMDNFTGIDPLIGMHNVSPFDFLEVTD, encoded by the coding sequence ATGAGTGAAACAGAACCATATATTATCGGCAGGCCGGTCGTGACGATTTTTCATAATACGACGAACTTATTTTCCATCGTCAAATTGAAAGTCGCTTCCACCAATACCGATTACCGCGACAGTGAAATAGTGATCAAAGGGTCATTCCCTCCTTTAGTGGCGGAAGAAGATTATAAATTTACAGGTCGACTTGTCAACCATCCGGTACATGGCCAGCAGTTTGATGTGCAGACGTTCTCAAAAGAGTTACCTGCGACAGAAGCGGGTCTGATTCATTACTTATCCGGAGATTTATTTCCTGGCATTGGAAAGAAAACCGCCACGGACATCGTCAAGACACTCGGCAATAACGTCATTCAGAAAGTGCTCGAAGACCGTAGCGTTCTTGACCAGATCCCGCGCTTGAGTGACGAACGAAAAGATACGCTTGTTTCGGTCTTGCAAGAAAATCTAGGCCTTGAACGTACAATGGTGCAACTGAATGAATGGGGCTTCGGTCCACAAGTAGCTATGCGGATTTATCAAGCCTATCAAGACGACGCCATCACGATTCTGACGGAAAATCCCTATCGTTTAATCAAGGAAATCGAAGGAATCGGCTTTCAACGTGCAGATGATCTGGCGAAGCAACTCGGGCTCGTAGGAGATCATCCCGCGCGTATTAAGGCAGCTGTTTATTACAGCGTACATAATGAAGTACAGTCAGCAGGGCATGTCTATGTCGAGTCAGAAGTGATCTTGCCGCAAGCGAAACAGTTACTTGAATCAAGTCAATCACACATCATCTCGTACGAAGCAATCACCCAAGCAGTAATTGAACTCGTTGAAGAAGGCACATTGTCTGCTGAAATGCAGCGTCTTTACTTGCCCTCTCTGTATTTTTCAGAAATCGGTATTGCCACTAAAGTGAATAAAATTCTCGAAAATGAAGTCGCTGAACAATTTCCGGCTTCTGAAATTAGAAAAGCGATCGGTGAAATTGAAGAACGTTTGGAAGTGCAATATGCCGAAACGCAAGTCGAAGCGATTGAACGTGCGCTTCATTCTTCATTGCTCGTACTAACGGGTGGACCAGGGACAGGGAAGACAACCGTGATTAGAGGCTTAGTTGAGGCGTACGCAGAACTGCACGGTATTTCACTTGACTTGGAAGAATATGCTCGTAAAAAAGAGCCGTTCCCGATTATTTTAGCAGCGCCTACTGGACGCGCCGCGAAGCGGATGTCCGAATCGACTGGATTACCTGCCATGACGATCCACCGTTTACTTGGTTTTACGGGGCAGGAAGACGAAGAAGAGACAGAGCGGGAAGTGGATGGAAATCTCATTATCATTGATGAAACGTCCATGGTAGATACTTGGCTCATGCATCAGCTGTTAAAAGCTGTCCGCGACGACGCACAGTTATTATTCGTTGGAGACCAAGACCAACTACCTTCCGTTGGACCCGGACAAGTGTTGCATGACTTTATGCAGTCAGGGAAAATTCCCGTTGTGGAACTGACTGATATTTTCCGCCAAAGTGAAGGCTCGACAATCATTGAAATGGCGCATATGATCAAGCAAAAAGAATGGACGATGGACGTCACAAAAAAAACGTCTGATCGCTCATTTATTAAAGCATCGAGTGAACAAATTTTGCCTGTAGTCAAACAAATCGTCCAAAATGCGACATCAAAAGGGCATTCCATTAAAGACATCCAAGTGCTTGCTCCGATGTATAAAGGTCCTGCAGGTATAGATGGCTTGAATAAAATGATCCAAGAAGTGACGAATCCGCCTGCAGAGGGAAGAAAAGAAATGGTTTTCGGTGAAACGACTTATCGCGTCGGAGATAAAGTGCTGCAACTCGTCAATCAACCGGAAAGCAATGTTTTTAACGGAGATATGGGAGAAGTCGTCGCGATCATGCTAGCGAAAGAAACTACTGACAAAAAAGCAATCATGGTCGTTTCGTATGATGGCAATGAAGTGCAGTATGAACGGAGCGACTTAAATCAGCTGACACTTGCATATTGTTGTTCTATCCATAAATCCCAAGGTAGTGAATTTCCGATTGTCGTCATGCCGATCGTCAGAAGTCAGCGGAAAATGTTACGTCGTAATCTACTGTACACAGGAATTACACGTGCGAAGAATTTTTTAATATTGTGCGGGGAAGCCGAAGAATTTAAAGCAGGGATTGCGCGCACGGATGAAACAGAACGGCAGACGACGCTACAAGAACGCATTACAGGAGAAACACAAGAAGTTCAGACATCAACGCTTAAGGAAACCAGTACGCGCCATACAGCACCTGCAAAAGAGGCAGTTGAACCACGTGATACGTCGCCATCGAAGTTAACGATGGACAATTTTACTGGAATCGATCCCCTCATTGGCATGCACAACGTATCCCCATTCGACTTTCTTGAAGTGACGGATTGA